In Procambarus clarkii isolate CNS0578487 chromosome 13, FALCON_Pclarkii_2.0, whole genome shotgun sequence, the following are encoded in one genomic region:
- the LOC123757116 gene encoding RRP12-like protein, with protein MKFKRISGKGQKWKKGHSCVSNSQNTKYREAARGCFFQKVEGKSGLTTTALAEHNAALGSIEQQMSELSVDFEDLRSAGKTFNTFATNFTTCTIPAFDKFFKNFSTTSELQTRMLAIHAAAQEYMTEAGMPETPTSYFCSLMISLEGISDSEDDVAATLSLMVKVIRRVSIEVLRAKFSDIVKVLDNTITKYQLSTSGALVINLIGSMSVLLRAQEKVQWTNPYMMDFMQKILAYTVHEKPKIRKTAQYNLSAILKGSSFMVGDDVPKYSHPGAGAVAEFCISQLRAAVEMGNTKTTLHILVLLRQVIMAFPRKQLKCVCECVLSIMQLGKSLTNTCAMQALYSLFISKPSPVAFPADINAALISALTTEAAGASSRSLAVIPGMNDPQPASAWITVLTVAHINLFQLNEDQGMKFIASWFEQLVPYWKSNHSEVQSKVFESFEVLLQECVANCSKEFLASNQGHVATIMRAVEGGLSFQFQSAWDQVFKCLNVCFTVIGPNFASMVEPCLKNLTELMENSHLPHRMYIEQAIGAAVSVLGPKSLMALVPLEVTGNIAEDEKHFWVLPVLNKYVKNTQLCYFEDYFVHIAGKCFMLLNSLKEKGQENSLLSKAYQVVERQIWAMLPSFADKATDVEQALSNEKFARILCDHIKFRDDTRSNIMLALRNMINDNIENPGRLLTYSKNYIPALFNVYLTPPKDKGKKATENVTIGSGQRQAAHYTLRTYLQIIPMAKCKEYLGLIMTKYNDETDSFKKQAFLDLARAFLPYLDSSLLYRLYEKVKPLIGSAKDHKEQKAAYRLLEEILGVGSEGGQDFIMNNLDELCKLLLESLSTAAPSSRAPRLRCVRQVVLQLRSDMETSSRDALLNQVVGECVMCCGRSMSEATRKAAFLLLSEVGSTIQKHLQCSGEDTVRHCLKLLLAGLAGSPVLAANSILAITSLTYQYKDIISDDMIELLMQNMCVQLLCNSREIVGSCLSFIKSAFIIFPVPVMSSHIDTIVKALCNIIPDCQRKFRLKTRDILVRLMRKFGADRITALVPSGDTILHKRIRNLRKLEARKQREREARKDSEGMSDDDDFKSRALPASLDEVLDEIDTDDDDDEEEQEGKGKKKARPKGKGREEANKKSTWIKEDSDDIVDFLDSSAGQSIVSKRPVMKANYDSRSTKGDAGGGGFKVDKITGKLIITDDGSVEKTDGTTKMSFMEDIDEFLGMKEGAQDGKIKNRKRKLSGGSDEQTEPPNKVASSGPNTDSKKRATKKRHDYGSEFRSKKAGGDMMKKGKMSPYAYVQFSKDRLNKRKKAKYDGQFTSLVRGARKGVVKGSKKRGRNKK; from the exons ATGAAGTTCAAAAGGATAAGTGGTAAAGGGCAGAAATGGAAGAAGGGTCACAGCTGTGTGTCTAATTCCCAGAACACCAAGTACAGGGAAGCAGCCAGAGGATGTTTCTTTCAAAAAGTAGAAG GGAAAAGTGGCCTGACAACGACTGCCCTGGCTGAACATAATGCAGCACTTGGCAGCATTGAGCAGCAGATGTCAGAGCTCAGTGTGGATTTTGAAGATCTACGTAGTGCTGGGAAGACCTTCAACACCTTTGCAACCAATTTTACGACTTGTACTATtcctgcctttgataa ATTCTTCAAGAATTTCAGTACCACGTCTGAACTGCAAACCCGCATGTTGGCTATTCATGCTGCAGCACAAGAGTATATGACAGAAGCTGGCATGCCTGAGACACCGACTTCATATTTTTGCAGCCTC ATGATTAGCTTGGAGGGAATCAGTGATAGTGAAGACGATGTGGCAGCTACGTTGTCGCTGATGGTGAAGGTGATTCGACGTGTCAGTATAGAAGTCCTTCGTGCCAAGTTCAGTGACATTGTCAAGGTCCTGGATAATACCATCACAAAGTATCAGTTATCCACATCTGGTGCCTTGGTTATTAAT ttaATTGGGTCTATGTCAGTACTGTTACGAGCCCAAGAGAAGGTGCAGTGGACAAATCCATACATGATGGACTTCATGCAAAAAATCCTTGCCTACACAGTCCATGAGAAACCGAAG ATCAGGAAAACGGCACAGTATAACCTGAGTGCTATTCTAAAGGGTTCTTCCTTCATGGTGGGTGATGATGTGCCCAAGTATAGTCATCCAGGGGCAGGAGCAGTGGCCGAGTTCTGTATTTCTCAACTCCGAGCTGCGGTTGAGATGGGAAATACCAAAACTACTCTACATATTCTTGTCCTTCTTAGACAAGTCATAATGGCTTTTCCCAGGAAACAGTTAAAG tgtgtgtgtgagtgtgttctcTCAATCATGCAACTGGGCAAATCCCTCACCAACACCTGTGCCATGCAAGCTCTCTACAGCCTCTTCATTTCCAAACCTTCACCAGTTGCATTTCCAGCCGACATTAACGCTGCTCTCATCAGTGCTTTGACAACAGAGGCAGCTGGTGCCTCCAGTCGTTCATTGGCAGTAATCCCAGGGATGAACGATCCACAACCAGCCAGTGCTTGGATAACAGTCCTTACAGTAGCTCATATTAATCTCTTCCA ATTAAATGAGGACCAGGGAATGAAATTCATTGCCTCATGGTTTGAGCAACTTGTCCCTTACTGGAAGAGCAACCACAGTGAAGTGCAATCAAAG GTGTTTGAATCATTTGAAGTATTGTTGCAAGAATGTGTAGCCAACTGCAGCAAGGAATTTCTCGCCAGCAACCAGGGACACGTGGCAACTATCATGCGGGCTGTCGAAGGGGGACTCTCGTTCCAATTCCAATCCGCATGGGATCAAGTGTTCAAGTGCCTGAATGTGTGTTTCACAGTAATTGGCCCAAACTTTGCATCCATGGTGGAGCCTTGTCTTAAAAACCTAACAGAGTTAATGGAAAACTCGCATTTGCCTCACCGCATGTATATAGAGCAAGCCATAGGTGCAGCAGTGAGTGTTTTGGGACCCAAGTCACTAATGGCTCTAGTGCCGCTTGAGGTGACAGGCAATATTGCTGAAGATGAGAAACATTTTTGGGTTCTCCCTGTTCTTAATAAATATGTAAAGAATACGCAGCTGTGTTACTTTGAAGATTACTTTGTTCATATAGCGGGCAAATGCTTTATGCTTCTGAACTCGCTCAAAGAAAAAGGCCAAGAAAATTCTCTTCTGTCTAAGGCTTACCAGGTAGTGGAAAGGCAGATCTGGGCTATGCTGCCAAGTTTTGCTGATAAAGCAACTGATGTAGAACAGGCTCTCAGCAATGAAAAGTTTGCACGTATTTTATGTGACCACATCAAATTCCGCGATGACACGAGGTCAAACATTATGTTAGCTCTGCGCAACATGATCAACGATAACATAGAAAATCCTGGACGATTACTCACTTACTCTAAAAATTATATCCCTGCTTTATTCAATGTTTATCTTACTCCACCTAAGGACAAAGGCAAAAAAGCTACAGAGAATGTTACTATAGGTTCTGgtcaaagacaagctgcacattacacactcagaacTTATCTACAGATCATCCCTATGGCAAAATGTAAAGAATATCTAGGACTTATCATGACTAAGTATAATGATGAAACTGACAGCTTCAAAAAACAGGCATTTTTGGACCTGGCCAGGGCCTTTCTTCCTTACCTGGACAGTAGTTTGTTGTATCGCCTCTATGAGAAAGTAAAACCACTGATCGGCTCGGCAAAAGATCACAAGGAGCAAAAAGCTGCATATAGACTGCTGGAGGAAATTCTAGGTGTGGGATCAGAGGGTGGTCAGGATTTCATAATGAATAATCTGGATGAACTTTGTAAGTTATTGTTGGAATCGCTCTCCACTGCAGCTCCTAGCTCACGTGCTCCACGTTTGAGATGTGTTAGACAAGTTGTGCTGCAGTTGAGAAGTGACATGGAAACATCAAGTAGAGATGCCCTCCTGAACCAAGTAGTGGGGGAGTGTGTCATGTGCTGTGGAAGGAGCATGTCTGAAGCCACACGTAAAGCAGCCTTTCTCCTTCTGTCAGAAGTTGGTTCCACAATCCAGAAGCATCTTCAG TGTTCAGGGGAGGACACTGTACGTCACTGCCTGAAGTTGCTCTTGGCGGGGCTGGCTGGTTCACCGGTTCTTGCAGCCAACTCTATCTTGGCCATCACTTCACTCACATACCAGTATAAAG ATATCATATCTGATGATATGATTGAATTGCTTATGCAAAACATGTGCGTCCAGCTGCTTTGCAACTCCCGGGAAATTGTTGGCTCCTGTTTATCTTTCATCAAATCGGCTTTCATCATCTTCCCTGTTCCTGTCATGTCCAGCCATATAGATACAATTGTTAAGGCTCTTTGTAATATCATACCAGATTGTCAAAGAAAATTCAGGCTGAAAACGCGTGACATCTTGGTCAGATTGATGCGCAAGTTTGGTGCAGATCGCATAACGG CTCTGGTGCCATCAGGTGATACTATACTGCATAAACGCATCCGAAACCTTCGAAAATTAGAAGCAAGAAAGCAGCGAGAACGGGAAGCAAGAAAAGACAGCGAAGGCATGAGTGACGATGACGACTTCAAATCTCGGGCTCTCCCTGCTAG TTTGGATGAAGTGCTGGATGAGATAGAcactgatgatgacgatgatgaggaggagcaggagggaaAAGGCAAGAAGAAAGCCAGACCTAAAGGTAAAGGCAGAGAGGAAGCCAATAAGAAGAGTACCTGGATAAAAgaggacagt GATGATATAGTGGATTTCCTAGACTCATCAGCTGGCCAGTCTATTGTCTCCAAGCGTCCTGTTATGAAGGCAAACTATGATAGCAGGTCCACAaagggtgatgcaggtggtggtggcttcaAAGTGGACAAGATCACGGGAAAGCTGATCATTACAGACGATGGGAGTGTAGAGAAGACAGACGGCACCACAA AGATGAGCTTCATGGAGGACATCGATGAGTTCCTTGGCATGAAAGAGGGAGCTCAGGACGGGAAGATCAAGAATCGTAAGAGGAAACTGAGTGGCGGATCCGATGAACAAACAGAACCTCCTAACAAG GTTGCCAGTTCAGGTCCCAACACAGACAGCAAGAAGAGGGCAACCAAGAAGCGCCACGACTATGGATCAGAATTTCGGTCTAAGAAGGCTGGCGGTGACATGATGAAGAAAGGCAAAATGTCTCCATATGCCTATGTGCAGTTTTCAAAGGACAGACTAAATAAAAG